The Nitrosomonadales bacterium nucleotide sequence CAAGCTGGGTTATGCGCGTACCAACGGTAATGGCGCAGCCGGCGCGATCGGCGGCAGCGACGTGCATCTGGGTCTGGGCGTCGAATACAAGTTCGCGCCGCACTGGAGCGTGGCGGGCGAATACACGACGGCCAGCGCGAAGAGCGCCGGAACCAAGCTGAACAACAACAATTTCACGCTGGGCATCAATTACTATTTTGCCGATCCATATGTCGCTCCTGCCGTCGTGGCCGCCGTCGCACCCGTCGTGGCCGCACCTGCTCCCAAGGAGTCATGGAAGGTCATCCGGGACGAAAAGCCGGTGAGCCTGGATGGCGCCAACTTCGATTTCGATTCCGCCAAGTTGCGTCCGACGGCCGATGCCAGATTGCAGCAGGTGGTTGATTTCGCTGCCAAGTATCCGGAAGCCGGCATGGAAGTGAGCGGCCATACCGATGATCGCGGCGATGAGTCCTACAACCAGTCGCTGTCGGAGAAACGCGCCACTGCGGTGAAAGCCCACTTGGTGAACAAGGGGGTTGCGGCAGATCGTATTTCTGCCGTTGGATATGGCGAAACCAAGCCTGTCGCGGACAACAAGACAAAGGACGGACGCGCTGCGAATCGCCGTGTCGAAGTTCGCTATACCATCATCGAAGAAAAACGCGTGCGCGTGCAGTAAGCCACGGTTGATCCGTGACATGAGAAGCGGACTGGAAACAGTCCGCTTTTTTATTGCCTGCACCCTTTATCAAGGAGCGATGCGATATCGGCGGGAAGCGTTCGCAATGCGTTGTTTGGGGAGCTTGTCGCGCCGTGCGTTTCTGTCAGGTGTGGTTTACAATCCCCCCGAGGCTGGATTGTTCAATGGAAGGACGGGAGAGAGATAATGAAAAAGAGCACGATCGCAATCGTTGTGTCGGCAGCATTGCTGGGCATGACAGCAGCACAGGCAAGTGAATTCGACGGTGGCTGGATCGGTGGCAAGATCGGTTCCAACCGTTCCAGCGCGACGGGTGTCGATACCCAGAATGCGACTGCGGCTGGTCTGGAAGCCGGTCACAACTGGAACATGGGCGGGTTTCTGCTGGGTGTGGACGGTTTCGTCGATTCCAACAGCAAGGCGACGCACAATCCCGGTGCGGTGAGTTACGGAAGCAGTGCCTACGGTCTGGATGCCAAGCTGGGTCTGCCTTCCGGCAACTGGCTGCCGTATGCCAAGCTGGGTTATGCGCGTACCAACGGTAATGGCGCAGCCGGCGCGATCGGCGGCAGCGACGTGCATCTGGGTCTGGGCGTCGAATACAAGTTCGCGCCGCACTGGAGCGTGGCGGGCGAATACACGACGGCCAGCGCGAAGAGCGCCGGAACCAAGCTGAACAACAACAATTTCACGCTGGGCATCAATTACTACTTCGATGCGCCTGCTGTTGCGCCGGTGGCTCCTGTCGCGATGAAGGCGGAGCCGAAGGCAGCGCCGGCGCCGGTACCGGAA carries:
- a CDS encoding OmpA family protein codes for the protein MKRSTIAIVVSAALLGMTAAQASEFDGGWIGGKIGSNRSSATGVDTQNATAAGLEAGHNWNMGGFLLGVDGFVDSNSKATHNPGAVSYGSSAYGLDAKLGLPSGNWLPYAKLGYARTNGNGAAGAIGGSDVHLGLGVEYKFAPHWSVAGEYTTASAKSAGTKLNNNNFTLGINYYFADPYVAPAVVAAVAPVVAAPAPKESWKVIRDEKPVSLDGANFDFDSAKLRPTADARLQQVVDFAAKYPEAGMEVSGHTDDRGDESYNQSLSEKRATAVKAHLVNKGVAADRISAVGYGETKPVADNKTKDGRAANRRVEVRYTIIEEKRVRVQ
- a CDS encoding OmpA family protein, producing MKKSTIAIVVSAALLGMTAAQASEFDGGWIGGKIGSNRSSATGVDTQNATAAGLEAGHNWNMGGFLLGVDGFVDSNSKATHNPGAVSYGSSAYGLDAKLGLPSGNWLPYAKLGYARTNGNGAAGAIGGSDVHLGLGVEYKFAPHWSVAGEYTTASAKSAGTKLNNNNFTLGINYYFDAPAVAPVAPVAMKAEPKAAPAPVPETWKTLLENKPVCIEGANFEFDSAKLRGGEIKKLEEVVSFAAKYKDAKLESSGHTCSIGSEEYNQKLSERRAASVRDYLTNKGVSADRISVVGYGESKPVADNKTREGREQNRRVEVCTVLKVEKKVRVTE